CCCGCGGCGTAAGGTCATGATATTGTCTTGCCGTTCAGCAAAAATTGCGCGTTTATTCATCACACGGCCCACTTCCTGACCCCAGATAACCCCGCCTAATGCCGGGGAAACGATTACAGTTGCAGCTTGTTTTATTTCATCCGGAATGGTTTGGGTTAACATTTTTGCGAGCTTAGCTGCGACCTTTGGGTATTGCAGAATCAACGCGCATTGGAGGTACCTATCGCTATGCCGTCCGGAGGATAACAGGAAATGCCCTTCCAACAACGCACTATATTTCTTAAAATACTTCAGCACTATTGCTTTAGTATCCATAAATATCCAACAACCACAACCCTTTCTAATATAAATGTATTATACACATTTATACTACAAAAGTCATTGACTGAATCACTTTTTCGGGATCCGCTGCCTCGTATATCGGCCTCCCGATAACAACATAGTCCGCACCATCATCCCACGCGGACCACGGGGTTACCACCCGGCTTTGGTCATCGGTCTTTTTGTTAGTATCCAACCTCACCCCGGGAACAACGATTAAAAACTCTTTTGGTACTGACTGGCGAACAGATTTCACTTCCTCACCGGAACACACAATACCCGCAAGTCCGCAGTCCGCAGCGCTTACCGCAAGGTCATGCACTGCCTGCCCCACACTTTTCGTAACCCCAACAGCAGCGAAGTCCGACGGTGACATGCTGGTCAACACAGTTACCCCCAAAAGTTTGGGACGGTCAGAAGGGTCGAACTTGTTCACAGCGTCAACCGCAGCGGCCATCATCTTCTTCCCCCCGGAAGCGTGCAAGGTTACCATCTCGGGTTTATACTTTTTAGTAATTGCTGTTATAGCCAACGCTACGGTATTCGGAATATCGTGGTACTTGAAATCAAGAAAAAACTTTTTGCTGTGTTTCTGCAAAAGATCGACGATTTGCGGGCCGGCTTCAGTAAACAACGGATGGCCGAGTTTGTAAACCGCAATCGCATCCTTCGTTTTATCGATTATCTTCACAGCATCAGCTGCGGGAACGTCTAACGCCAATATTATTTTGTTACTGTCGTACTTGTTCATTTTTTCACCTTATCCTCGTTTTCCTGTT
The Elusimicrobiota bacterium genome window above contains:
- the pyrE gene encoding orotate phosphoribosyltransferase; the protein is MDTKAIVLKYFKKYSALLEGHFLLSSGRHSDRYLQCALILQYPKVAAKLAKMLTQTIPDEIKQAATVIVSPALGGVIWGQEVGRVMNKRAIFAERQDNIMTLRRGFKLAPEDNVIVAEDVVTTGKSTREVIEVVTVAGAKVIAAVSLVDRSGGKTGLGVPFFTLLSLEVQNWLPEECMLCKNNIPVIKPGSRKIV
- the pyrF gene encoding orotidine-5'-phosphate decarboxylase, whose translation is MNKYDSNKIILALDVPAADAVKIIDKTKDAIAVYKLGHPLFTEAGPQIVDLLQKHSKKFFLDFKYHDIPNTVALAITAITKKYKPEMVTLHASGGKKMMAAAVDAVNKFDPSDRPKLLGVTVLTSMSPSDFAAVGVTKSVGQAVHDLAVSAADCGLAGIVCSGEEVKSVRQSVPKEFLIVVPGVRLDTNKKTDDQSRVVTPWSAWDDGADYVVIGRPIYEAADPEKVIQSMTFVV